In Humulus lupulus chromosome 7, drHumLupu1.1, whole genome shotgun sequence, the following are encoded in one genomic region:
- the LOC133791597 gene encoding protein FAR1-RELATED SEQUENCE 6-like, with the protein MDLDEKSRINKIFMADVRSKVAYEDFGDVVTFDTSYLTNKYDIPFATFVGVNHHGQSTFLGCVLLSNEDTNTFVWLFKSWLACMSNCSPCAIITDQYKAMQNAIEITLPHTKHRWFLWHILKKLPEKVKGYTQYHSIKSSLSCVVYDSITKNEFEECWNEIIENFAIGDDTKCNIVLEMIHHLKTKLLQVDDVCEKKEETKSHVGFSNEISQGCRVHDPCIVRSKGRPPIKRKQSKVEQIIRRKRQKIPHVDSKGQNTKKASKKIISNEMENISEISPMNDDHY; encoded by the exons ATGGATTTAGATGAAAAAAGTcgaataaataaaatatttatggcAGATGTTAGGAGTAAGGTTGCATATGAGGACTTTGGTGATGTTGTGACATTTGACACATCTTATCTAACAAATAAATATGACATTCCCTTTGCTACATTTGTGGGGGTCAATCATCATGGCCAATCAACATTTTTAGGATGTGTGTTGCTATCGAATGAGGATACAAATACTTTTGTTTGGCTTTTTAAATCTTGGCTTGCATGTATGTCCAATTGTTCTCCATGTGCAATAATTACTGATCAATATAAGGCAATGCAGAATGCAATTGAGATCACATTACCTCATACTAAACATCGTTGGTTCTTGTGGCATATCTTGAAGAAACTGCCAGAAAAAGTGAAAGGGTACACTCAATACCATTCTATCAAGTCTTCTTTATCATGTGTTGTTTAtgattcaataacaaaaaatgaATTTGAAGAATGTTGGAATGAAATCATTGAAA ATTTTGCAATAGGGGATGATACCAAGTGCAATATTGTGTTGGAGATGATACATCATCTTAAGACAAAGTTACTACAAGTTGATGATGTTTGTGAAAAAAAGGAGGAGACCAAATCACATGTTGGATTTAGTAATGAGATTTCACAGGGTTGTAGGGTTCATGACCCATGTATAGTTAGAAGTAAGGGTCGTCCACCAATCAAGAGAAAACAATCTAAAGTTGAGCAAATCATTAGGAGAAAAAGACAGAAAATTCCTCATGTGGACTCAAAAGGCCAAAACACAAAGAAG gcCTCCAAGAAAATAATAAGCAATGAAATGGAAAATATTAGTGAGATTAGTCCAATGAATGATGATCATTATTAG